From the Helicobacter mustelae genome, the window ATCTCGCCCAAGAAAAGGCCAGAATTTTTGATAACAAACCTCATTTGGAACTAGAAATGGCACAAACTTCTAAAAATCATCTTAAGGGTGGGGATACACAATCCTACCGCCCTACTACATTTTTTCGAGATGGGCATCTGGCGCGCAATGATGGAAACAGTGTGGACTTGGATGTAGAAACTAGTGAGATGGGAAAAAACAGCATAATGTATCAAGCCCTCACCACCGCGCTCAAGAAGCACAGAGGCATCTTTACTTATGCAATAGATTCTGGAAGAAATTTATAAATAGGAGATTAAAATGGCTTTTTTATCAAGTTTTGACATCAGTGGATATGGACTCTCAGCACAGCGCTTCCGTACCAACATCATTTCTAGCAATATCGCCAATGCAAATACCACACGCACAGATGAGGGCGGGCCCTACCGCAGACAAGAGGTTGTTTTTAAAGCCTTTGATTTTAATAAAATCCTGAATGAAAAAATTGCCAAGGAAAATGAAAATCTCGCCTATGAAGATCCCCTTGATGAAAAAGAATTCGGAAAATTACCAAAACCCGCTATAATGAGCGTCTATGTGGACAAGGTTGTACGCGATGATAGGGAACCGTTAATGAAGTATGATCCTAGCCACCCTGATGCGAATGCAGATGGATATGTTGCATATCCCAATGTCAATCCAGTGGTGGAGATGGCAGATCTAATTGAGGCAACAAGAGCCTACCAAGCCAACGTCGCAGCATTCCAAAGTGCCAAAAATATGGCCAACAATGCAATTACTATGTTGCAAGCTTAATGAGGTGAAAAAGATTCATGGAAAAATTAAACACAAGCAATTTACTCAAGCTCAATCAAGTGGATCAAAAAGCGAGTGCCAGTGTCAAGAAAACCAGCGACAGTAATGATTTTTCCAAACTTTTAAAAAAATCCATTGATGAGCTCAATCAAGCCCAAGAAAGCTCTGACAAGGCATTGGTAGATATGGCAACAGGTCAGATTAAGGATTTGCATCAAGCAGCCATCGCTATTGGCAGAGCAGAAACCAGCATGAAACTCATGCTAGAGGTGAGAAATAAGGCC encodes:
- the flgB gene encoding flagellar basal body rod protein FlgB yields the protein MRQDLIASNIANVDTPFYRPKDIDFEHYLAQEKARIFDNKPHLELEMAQTSKNHLKGGDTQSYRPTTFFRDGHLARNDGNSVDLDVETSEMGKNSIMYQALTTALKKHRGIFTYAIDSGRNL
- the flgC gene encoding flagellar basal body rod protein FlgC, translating into MAFLSSFDISGYGLSAQRFRTNIISSNIANANTTRTDEGGPYRRQEVVFKAFDFNKILNEKIAKENENLAYEDPLDEKEFGKLPKPAIMSVYVDKVVRDDREPLMKYDPSHPDANADGYVAYPNVNPVVEMADLIEATRAYQANVAAFQSAKNMANNAITMLQA
- the fliE gene encoding flagellar hook-basal body complex protein FliE; this translates as MEKLNTSNLLKLNQVDQKASASVKKTSDSNDFSKLLKKSIDELNQAQESSDKALVDMATGQIKDLHQAAIAIGRAETSMKLMLEVRNKAISAYKEILRTQV